A single region of the Garra rufa chromosome 6, GarRuf1.0, whole genome shotgun sequence genome encodes:
- the LOC141336159 gene encoding microfibril-associated glycoprotein 4-like has product MFLAVLLPFFLVNGCTQDKDMAVDCSDVYKSGQTVSGIYSIYPTGDFPVWVYCQMISEGKDEDKGQWTVIQRRMDGSVNFYRPWNQYKRGFGNVESEYWLGLENMYQLTRKNKYMLRVDLEDFTGKKGFALYSSFSVDCETDGYTLHVSGFKDGGAGDSLFVHNGQKFSTFDKDQDTAGINCARRHIGAFWYRNCIYTNPNGVYLWGEDPTIDGIGNFWFTWKNNYIAGLKSISMKIKRVS; this is encoded by the exons ATGTTTTTGGCGGTTCTTCTCCCGTTTTTTCTGGTGAACGGATGCACTCAGGATAAAGACATGGCGGTCGACTGTTCTGACGTCTATAAATCAGGACAAACAGTCAGTGGGATTTACTCCATCTATCCAACAGGTGATTTTCCTGTCTGGGTTTACTGTCAGATGATCTCAGAAGGGAAAGATGAAGACAAAGGACAATGGACG GTGATTCAGAGGAGAATGGACGGCAGTGTGAATTTCTATCGGCCGTGGAATCAGTACAAGAGAGGATTTGGGAATGTGGAGAGCGAATACTGGCTGG ggctgGAGAACATGTACCAGCTGACACGTAAGAACAAGTACATGCTGAGAGTGGATCTGGAGGACTTCACTGGAAAGAAAGGTTTCGCTCTGTACTCGTCCTTCTCTGTGGATTGTGAAACTGATGGGTATACACTGCATGTTTCAGGGTTCAAGGATGGAGGAGCAG GCGACTCTTTATTTGTCCATAATGGACAGAAGTTCTCCACCTTTGATAAGGATCAAGACACCGCAGGTATTAACTGTGCTAGAAGGCACATTGGGGCATTTTGGTACAGAAACTGCATCTATACAAACCCCAATGGTGTGTATTTGTGGGGTGAAGATCCTACCATTGATGGCATTGGAAATTTTTGGTTCACCTGGAAGAACAATTATATTGCTGGTTTGAAATC